A stretch of the Kroppenstedtia eburnea genome encodes the following:
- a CDS encoding Gfo/Idh/MocA family protein, which produces MERPKVGIIGLGNIAQKAYLPVLTKETDWELVGAFSPNRSKAQRICREYRIRDYTSLPDLLRDCHAVFVHTSTDSHDQVVSDSLKKGVDVYVDKPLASTVEKSRRLVELSEKTGRKLMVGFNRRFAPLYQKIKAGLHPPALIRLDKHRIRSSAHLFDFTLLDDYIHLIDTAIWLAGPASFTLHGEVKMKEDGSLLFANHIFSLSNDSSIHTAMHREAGTNMERLEAITDGKTRRVLHLETLEVEQDGEKIIHTPGAWEQVLKRRGFVDAVQHFVDSLRGDTPPFVDGREGIRAQELIEEIIQEIRKG; this is translated from the coding sequence ATGGAAAGACCCAAGGTCGGAATCATCGGGTTGGGAAACATCGCCCAGAAAGCTTATTTACCGGTTCTCACAAAGGAAACAGATTGGGAGTTGGTTGGAGCCTTCTCTCCGAACCGATCCAAAGCCCAAAGGATCTGCCGGGAATACCGGATCCGGGATTATACCAGCCTCCCGGACCTGCTCCGGGATTGCCATGCCGTATTTGTCCATACTTCCACAGACTCCCATGATCAAGTGGTTTCGGACTCTTTAAAGAAGGGGGTCGATGTCTATGTCGACAAACCCTTGGCCTCCACTGTGGAAAAAAGCCGGCGGCTGGTGGAACTGAGTGAAAAAACGGGACGGAAACTGATGGTCGGGTTCAATCGTCGATTCGCCCCCTTGTATCAGAAGATCAAGGCAGGGTTGCATCCCCCCGCTCTCATCCGTCTGGACAAACACCGGATTCGTTCTTCCGCCCATCTCTTTGATTTCACCCTGCTGGACGACTATATTCACTTGATTGACACTGCGATCTGGTTGGCAGGACCCGCCTCTTTCACCCTCCATGGCGAGGTGAAAATGAAAGAGGATGGATCGCTGCTGTTCGCCAACCATATCTTTTCCCTGTCCAATGATTCCTCCATCCACACCGCCATGCACCGGGAAGCCGGCACAAATATGGAACGGCTGGAGGCGATCACCGACGGCAAAACGCGACGGGTTCTCCATTTGGAAACCTTGGAAGTGGAGCAGGACGGCGAAAAGATCATCCACACACCGGGAGCCTGGGAACAGGTTCTCAAACGGCGGGGATTTGTGGATGCCGTTCAACATTTCGTGGATTCTTTGAGAGGAGACACCCCTCCCTTCGTCGATGGCCGGGAGGGAATTCGGGCTCAGGAATTAATTGAAGAGATCATCCAAGAGATTCGTAAGGGGTGA
- a CDS encoding RluA family pseudouridine synthase — MQHNKWITCTITGEWHNRTVEEVLKGPLLLSNRMINRLTRSRGIRLNRQMPFLKRVVKEGDRLQVAVRPRERADLEPEPMPLEVPYEDEDWMVVDKPAGINVHPVHSGEGGTLAHGIVHRWKEQGWEGKVRPVHRLDRHTSGLLVVAKSAYAHQLMDRQLREKRLKRVYYAFLEGSLTQAPAAEGTIDAAIDRDPDHPLRRQVSPAGDPAVTHYRVLARNQKATLVQVELETGRTHQIRVHFSHLGFPLFGDGLYGSTSPLISRQALHACEVGFHHPLRGEPVTVHSPLPKDLTRLAKELKLPLPGEK, encoded by the coding sequence ATGCAACACAACAAATGGATCACTTGCACCATCACCGGGGAGTGGCACAACCGGACGGTGGAGGAAGTGCTGAAGGGCCCCCTCCTCCTCTCCAACCGGATGATCAACCGGCTGACCCGCTCCCGGGGCATTCGTCTCAATCGCCAGATGCCTTTTCTGAAACGGGTGGTCAAAGAGGGAGATCGGCTTCAGGTGGCCGTCCGGCCCCGGGAGCGGGCCGATCTGGAACCGGAACCGATGCCCCTGGAGGTCCCCTATGAGGATGAGGACTGGATGGTAGTGGACAAACCTGCCGGCATCAACGTGCACCCGGTACATTCCGGCGAGGGGGGAACATTGGCCCACGGCATTGTCCACCGCTGGAAAGAGCAGGGATGGGAAGGGAAAGTCCGACCCGTCCACCGTCTGGATCGCCACACTTCGGGACTGCTGGTGGTGGCCAAATCGGCTTACGCCCACCAACTGATGGATCGACAATTGCGGGAAAAGCGACTCAAACGGGTCTATTATGCCTTTTTGGAGGGATCCCTGACCCAGGCCCCGGCGGCAGAAGGAACGATCGACGCTGCGATCGACCGGGATCCAGACCATCCCCTCCGGCGCCAGGTCTCCCCAGCAGGAGATCCCGCAGTAACCCATTACCGCGTCCTGGCCCGAAACCAGAAGGCCACCCTGGTACAAGTGGAACTGGAGACAGGACGCACTCATCAGATCCGCGTCCACTTCTCCCACCTGGGCTTTCCCTTGTTCGGGGACGGACTCTACGGGAGCACCAGCCCCCTGATCAGCCGCCAGGCTCTACACGCCTGCGAAGTCGGTTTCCACCATCCCCTCCGGGGGGAACCGGTCACTGTCCACTCCCCCCTGCCCAAAGACCTGACCCGCCTGGCCAAAGAGCTGAAACTGCCGCTGCCGGGGGAGAAATGA
- a CDS encoding MTH1187 family thiamine-binding protein translates to MANANVSLQILPRGASDEEVYALVDEAIRVIQASGVNHRVGPMETTMEGDYDQLMAIVKEAQEAVVKAGGSRVLSIIKVDYKPSGVTMEEKTGKYDTGDFR, encoded by the coding sequence ATGGCCAATGCCAATGTCAGTTTGCAAATCCTCCCCCGGGGGGCGAGTGATGAAGAGGTGTACGCCCTTGTGGATGAAGCGATCCGGGTGATTCAGGCATCCGGTGTCAACCACCGGGTCGGTCCGATGGAGACCACGATGGAAGGGGATTACGACCAGTTGATGGCCATTGTGAAGGAGGCCCAGGAAGCGGTGGTGAAGGCGGGTGGTTCCCGGGTGCTCTCCATCATCAAGGTGGACTATAAACCTTCAGGAGTCACCATGGAAGAGAAGACGGGTAAATATGATACCGGCGATTTTCGATGA
- a CDS encoding ABC transporter permease: MKEWLRNRLRGIFPPLLTLFLLLAVWEAGARLVKVEAWLLPAPSRIAASLVESWELLLRHTGPTLTEAALGFGLGIGVALLLAVGIELFPWLRRGVYPLLITSQTVPVIAVAPLLILWFGYGLLPKVLIVALVTFFPVVVSTVDGLRSADPDMVRLLKSMGAGEWRVFRMVRFPHALPSFFSGMKIAATYGILGAVIAEWLGASEGLGVFLIRSQNSFAADRVFVAIAAITFWSLILFGLVQVLARWAAPWAYIHNEEDRRGEKEG, from the coding sequence ATGAAGGAGTGGTTGAGGAATCGGCTCCGGGGGATCTTCCCCCCTTTGTTGACCCTTTTTTTACTGCTGGCAGTCTGGGAAGCGGGTGCCCGCCTGGTGAAGGTGGAGGCGTGGCTGTTGCCCGCTCCCAGCCGGATCGCGGCTTCACTGGTGGAGAGTTGGGAACTGCTCCTGCGCCATACCGGCCCCACTTTGACGGAAGCCGCCCTCGGCTTTGGGCTGGGGATCGGGGTGGCTCTCCTGCTGGCGGTGGGGATTGAGCTCTTTCCCTGGCTCCGGCGGGGGGTGTATCCCCTTCTGATCACCTCGCAGACGGTTCCGGTGATCGCCGTCGCCCCCCTCTTGATTCTCTGGTTCGGGTATGGACTGTTGCCCAAGGTACTGATCGTCGCTCTGGTCACCTTTTTTCCTGTGGTCGTAAGTACGGTGGACGGGTTGCGCTCCGCCGATCCGGACATGGTTCGACTGTTGAAGTCCATGGGGGCGGGTGAGTGGCGGGTGTTTCGGATGGTCCGCTTTCCCCATGCCCTGCCCTCCTTTTTTTCGGGAATGAAGATCGCCGCCACCTACGGCATCCTGGGGGCGGTGATCGCCGAGTGGCTGGGGGCGAGTGAAGGGTTGGGCGTCTTTTTGATCCGTTCGCAAAACTCCTTTGCCGCCGACCGGGTGTTTGTGGCCATCGCCGCCATCACCTTTTGGAGTTTGATCCTGTTCGGACTGGTGCAGGTCCTGGCCCGTTGGGCGGCTCCCTGGGCCTATATACACAATGAGGAAGATCGGAGAGGAGAGAAAGAAGGATGA
- a CDS encoding ABC transporter substrate-binding protein has protein sequence MNRYRRGFRWGALLLVLSLILTACGAPDEKDGQAGGKKVTLMLDWVPNTNHTGLYVAQEKGYFANEGLNVEIATPAETSANQLVGAGKADFGISSQEYVIQGRAQGVPVVSIAAILQHNTSGFAAPKEKGIKRARDFVGKTYGGWGTPIENAFIQTVLQMDGVKTKQVEDKVKIVNMGETDFFAATKRNVDFAWIYYGWTGIQAETQGVDLDFLELRKLDPVLDFYTPTLITNEQMIQKDPETVKKLVQAVSRGYRYAISHPEEAADILVKAAPETDKKLARASQKWMSPRYQAEAARWGEQKEKVWVDFSDWMWKHRLMEKKVDATKAYTNEFLPEK, from the coding sequence ATGAACAGATACAGACGGGGATTCCGGTGGGGGGCCTTGCTGTTGGTGCTGTCCCTTATTTTGACCGCCTGCGGGGCTCCCGATGAAAAGGATGGGCAAGCCGGCGGGAAAAAAGTGACCCTGATGCTGGACTGGGTGCCCAATACCAATCATACCGGGCTGTATGTGGCTCAGGAGAAAGGATACTTCGCCAATGAAGGGCTGAATGTGGAGATCGCCACCCCGGCGGAAACGTCAGCCAACCAGCTGGTGGGAGCGGGAAAGGCGGATTTTGGCATCAGCTCCCAGGAGTACGTGATCCAAGGCCGGGCCCAGGGGGTGCCGGTTGTCTCCATCGCCGCCATTCTGCAACATAACACCTCCGGCTTTGCCGCCCCCAAGGAGAAAGGGATCAAGCGGGCCCGGGATTTTGTCGGCAAGACCTACGGCGGTTGGGGAACCCCCATTGAAAACGCCTTTATCCAGACGGTGTTGCAAATGGACGGGGTGAAGACGAAACAGGTGGAAGACAAGGTGAAGATCGTCAATATGGGGGAAACCGATTTCTTTGCCGCCACCAAACGGAATGTGGATTTTGCCTGGATCTACTATGGCTGGACAGGCATCCAGGCGGAGACCCAAGGAGTGGATCTCGACTTCCTGGAGCTGAGAAAGCTGGATCCGGTGCTGGATTTCTACACCCCCACCCTGATCACCAATGAACAGATGATCCAAAAGGATCCGGAGACCGTCAAAAAGCTGGTCCAAGCGGTCAGCCGGGGCTATCGATACGCCATTTCGCATCCGGAGGAAGCGGCGGACATTCTGGTGAAGGCCGCCCCCGAGACGGACAAGAAACTGGCCCGGGCCTCCCAGAAATGGATGAGCCCCCGGTACCAGGCGGAAGCGGCACGCTGGGGCGAACAAAAGGAAAAAGTGTGGGTCGATTTCAGCGACTGGATGTGGAAACACCGGTTGATGGAGAAAAAGGTTGACGCAACGAAGGCCTACACCAATGAGTTTCTGCCGGAGAAATGA